A region of the Pseudomonas asiatica genome:
CAACGCCACCGCAACAGCTAGCAGCCCACCCATCCCTATCGTATGTATCTTGCCCATCATTCACCACAGCCTTGATTGAAAACGACCCGGATGATATCTTCGAATCACTATTGAGTCAATTCTGTCTCATTAGAATCAAAAAAGAACATGCATCATCTGATCGCGGCCGTGCCACGTTGCACCGCCTCTCGGCATTGATCGCGAGTTGATCACCGGCTTTCCTCCAAGGCGCAGCGAGCCGCCTACAGAGCACTGCAAACACAACAGAGGTATTGGATGAAAAACCTGTTTAGAGGCGATGTCGTCACCATCAAAAGCGGTGGCCCGCGGATGACCATCACGAACATCAGGCAACAGCGTTCCATCTCCGGCTTTCCCGCAACGGCATTTGCGCTATGTCAGTGGTTCGAAAATGACGCCTTCATGGAGAAATGGTTTGACACCATCG
Encoded here:
- a CDS encoding YodC family protein; translated protein: MKNLFRGDVVTIKSGGPRMTITNIRQQRSISGFPATAFALCQWFENDAFMEKWFDTIVLQAAKEAPGGTTR